A window from Dermacentor albipictus isolate Rhodes 1998 colony chromosome 10, USDA_Dalb.pri_finalv2, whole genome shotgun sequence encodes these proteins:
- the LOC135898005 gene encoding uncharacterized protein: MSRTPYASHAIDASYAFDNSSNEWNAQNIPCTKVDGASCKLLEHHPEINRVLLGAALELREDKRGQSRGDALIAAIEASTCRYAFYSSEENSCKARALDLVELLLAEHHCITAMEFNSNLMLRPSLISEVKRHRSLKSFAVRGRFIASDGTAVMFDVIRSLPQLKNLALKSSEFEKESCTTTRVIRCSFDLPISYLSTLDLGELLMPCTEVGWLVRALIENESITDLCVGDCVFSYRDRDFNAMFPTYLAKKNCPLRKLTLKSNDHFISGSLMGKLIDAFCKMNFLEELNVDIILTTMFVPTFALFAEVARRSAKLRSLRLPWTDTHSHLGVHNASPEATQCMKSWHTALQESKSPLKQLRVDLKAFGEAECHTFFDAIANSDSLRLVEVDTLPFIDGLDRISETIRARGLNGLVFIKGHYEHTNAIHLLKCPQISSVAVTVGRFVSRGRVDPQPVILTLEAVGSSSNVTSLLVKCNTFSRDELSALAACLRNAAVLTDVDINLNGVLAVLSEKERTDVRAELVSSLASNLKLVKISIKGVLLSNDDLNVLAHGARKSLSLTEFTMTPVCCGYTRPGKYCKELQSGFERSPGALKEAFNFKNIALADILQATRRNASSLSTASQFVLGQQDALDGADAIEPMHDYPRLLEMVMEGADVTKTDAKKMISSALLRVQNCSLDEFMRIAGVVKERVECLRHSGARRQLTDIDHNSWLHIRRFLKIRDVVNIDPVSVNQNCAWAFECD; encoded by the exons ATGTCTAGGACACCTTATGCAAGCCATGCCATCGACGCCAGCTATGCATTCGACAACAGCAGCAACGAATGGAACGCGCAGAACATTCCATGCACCAAGGTGGACGGTGCGAGCTGTAAGTTACTGGAGCACCATCCGGAAATCAATAGGGTACTTCTAGGCGCTGCCCTGGAGCTTCGGGAAGACAAGCGAGGACAGAGCAGAGGTGATGCCCTTATTGCGGCTATCGAGGCAAGCACTTGCCGGTACGCCTTTTACAGCTCTGAGGAAAACTCGTGCAAAGCGAGAGCACTGGACCTTGTTGAGCTTCTACTCGCCGAGCACCACTGCATCACGGCGATGGAATTCAACAGCAACCTGATGCTTCGCCCATCGTTGATCTCAGAAGTAAAACGACACCGCTCTTTGAAAAGCTTCGCTGTACGCGGAAGATTCATTGCGTCTGACGGCACAGCTGTGATGTTCGACGTGATAAGATCTTTGCCGCAGCTCAAGAATCTAGCTTTGAAGTCTTCCGAGTTTGAGAAGGAATCCTGCACTACGACCAGAGTCATTCGCTGCTCATTTGACCTTCCCATAAGTTATCTGTCGACCCTCGACCTCGGAGAGCTGTTAATGCCCTGCACTGAGGTCGGTTGGCTTGTACGGGCGCTCATTGAAAACGAAAGCATCACCGACCTCTGCGTAGGAGATTGCGTGTTCTCCTACCGAGACAGAGACTTCAATGCAATGTTCCCGACGTACCTCGCCAAGAAAAATTGTCCGCTGCGAAAATTGACGCTCAAATCGAACGACCACTTCATCAGCGGGTCACTCATGGGAAAACTCATCGACGCGTTCTGCAAAATGAATTTTTTGGAGGAACTGAATGTAGACATCATCTTGACAACAATGTT CGTACCTACGTTCGCCCTCTTCGCCGAAGTGGCCCGTCGGAGCGCCAAACTACGCAGCCTGAGGTTGCCTTGGACGGATACACATTCCCATCTCGGTGTCCACAATGCAAGTCCTGAAGCCACGCAATGCATGAAGTCCTGGCACACTGCCTTGCAAGAATCGAAGTCACCCCTCAAGCAGCTGCGCGTCGACTTGAAGGCCTTCGGTGAAGCAGAGTGCCACACTTTCTTCGACGCAATCGCCAACAGTGATTCTCTGCGGTTGGTGGAAGTCGACACTTTGCCCTTCATCGATGGGCTCGACAGGATCTCGGAAACtattcgagcacgaggtctgaaCGGTCTAGTTTTCATCAAAGGACACTATGAGCACACGAACGCAATCCATCTGCTGAAATGCCCGCAAATCAGCAGCGTGGCCGTAACGGTGGGGCGGTTCGTTTCCCGCGGACGTGTTGACCCGCAGCCAGTTATCTTGACTCTGGAAGCGGTTGGCAGCTCGAGTAACGTAACGTCACTGCTGGTTAAGTGCAACACATTCAGTCGCGACGAATTATCTGCCTTGGCGGCATGCCTACGGAACGCGGCTGTGCTCACTGATGTCGACATAAACCTGAACGGCGTTCTGGCTGTCTTATCAGAAAAGGAGCGTACGGATGTGCGGGCGGAACTTGTGTCGTCGCTGGCCTCCAACCTCAAACTTGTCAAAATCAGCATCAAAGGCGTGCTGCTGTCCAATGACGACTTGAATGTTCTCGCACATGGTGCTAGGAAGAGTCTCAGCCTCACCGAATTCACCATGACTCCGGTTTGTTGTGGTTATACCAGGCCTGGCAAGTATTGTAAAGAGCTGCAAAGTGGTTTTGAGCGCAGCCCCGGTGCGTTAAAGGAAGCATTCAACTTCAAGAACATCGCACTTGCAGACATCCTG CAAGCGACCAGAAGGAATGCCTCCTCTCTCTCAACTGCTTCACAATTCGTGCTAGGTCAGCAAGATGCCTTGGACGGCGCGGATGCCATCGAGCCGATGCACGACTACCCACGTCTCCTCGAAATGGTGAtggaaggtgctgacgtcacAAAGACCGACGCCAAGAAGATGATCAGCAGCGctcttctgcgtgtgcaaaaCTGTAGCCTTGATGAGTTTATGAGAATCGCAGGCGTCGTCAAGGAGAGGGTggagtgccttcgtcattccGGTGCCAGGCGGCAGCTCACCGACATTGACCACAACTCATGGCTACACATTCGCCGTTTCCTGAAGATAAGGGACGTTGTCAACATTGATCCGGTGTCGGTTAATCAAAACTGCGCATGGGCTTTTGAATGCGATTAG
- the LOC135898774 gene encoding uncharacterized protein has translation MVRLPTVIKTASSFPLCFRRWPPRVAHSRVRGYVRRAPLFPPILAAIAHHFILFAGLAVLRLRGSTPFRHPVDYWIMSTAPHAGHAVDASYALDNSSNEWSAQNLPCTKGDGASCKLLEHHPEINRVLLGAALQLREDKRGQRRGDVLIAAVEASTCRSASYSSVENSCKARALDLVELLLAEHRCITAIEFNSNLMLRPSLISVVKRHRHLNSFTVCGRFIASDRAAVVFDVIRSLPQLKNLAFKSHEFEKDSLTMSCIIDYSFDLRISCLSTLDLAELRIPSTEAGRLVQALIENESITDLCVGESVFSYRDKDSYRRFTSYLANENCPLRKLTLKSNAYFISGSLMGQLVDAFCKMNFLKELNVDIVDIATTIFVPTFALFAEVATRSAKLRSLRLPWRFTHSHLRVHNASPEATQCMKSWQTALQGSKSPLKQLRVDLTGFGEAECDTFFDAIANNESLRLVEVDTLPFIDGLDRVSKTILERGLNDRVVIKGHHRHSNAINLLKCPQISTVAVTLGWFISRPRVGPQSLISTLEVVGSSSNVTSLLVEDNRFNRDELSALAACLRNAAVLTDADINLRGALAVLSEKDRTDVRAELVSALASNHKLVKVSIKGVLLSNDDLNVLAQFASKSLSLTEFTMTPVCCGGTMPGKLCEELQIFFEQRPAVLKEAFNFKNIALADILQATIRNASSVSAASQFVLGQQNTLDGADAIELMHDHPRLLEMVMEGADLTKNKAKEKISSALLRVHHCSLEEFMRIAGVVKERVECLRHPDARFQLVDINEHCWLHIRRFLKIRDVVNIEPVSVDQNDAWAFECD, from the exons ATGGTGCGACTGCCAACAGTGATCAAAACGGCATCCTCCTTTCCACTGTGCTTCCGACGGTGGCCACCACGTGTCGCCCATAGCAGGGTTCGAGGCTATGTGAGACGCGCGCCTCTGTTCCCGCCCATATTGGCCGCGATAGCGCACCACTTCATACTATTTGCAGGTCTTGCTGTACTGCGTTTACGTGGCAGCACTCCGTTTCGCCATCCAGTGGACTACTGGATCATGTCTACGGCACCTCATGCAGGCCATGCCGTCGACGCCAGCTATGCCCTCGACAACAGCAGCAACGAATGGAGCGCGCAGAACCTTCCATGCACCAAGGGGGACGGTGCGAGCTGTAAGTTACTGGAGCACCATCCGGAAATTAATAGGGTACTTCTAGGCGCTGCCCTGCAGCTTCGGGAAGACAAGCGAGGACAGAGAAGAGGTGATGTCCTTATTGCGGCTGTCGAGGCAAGCACTTGCCGGTCCGCCTCGTACAGCTCTGTGGAAAACTCGTGCAAAGCGAGAGCACTGGACCTTGTTGAGCTTCTACTCGCCGAGCACCGCTGCATCACGGCGATAGAATTCAACAGCAACCTGATGCTTCGCCCATCGTTGATCTCAGTAGTAAAACGTCATCGACATTTGAACAGCTTTACTGTATGCGGAAGATTCATTGCATCTGACCGCGCAGCTGTGGTGTTCGACGTGATAAGGTCTTTGCCGCAGCTCAAGAATCTAGCTTTCAAGTCTCACGAGTTCGAGAAGGACTCCTTGACTATGAGCTGCATCATTGACTACTCCTTCGACCTTCGCATAAGTTGTCTATCGACCCTTGACCTCGCAGAGCTGCGAATTCCCAGCACTGAGGCCGGTCGGCTCGTACAAGCACTCATTGAAAACGAAAGCATCACCGACCTCTGCGTAGGAGAATCCGTATTCTCGTACCGAGATAAAGACTCCTATCGAAGGTTCACGTCGTACCTCGCGAACGAAAATTGCCCGCTGCGAAAATTGACGCTCAAATCGAACGCCTACTTCATCAGCGGGTCACTCATGGGTCAACTCGTTgacgcattctgcaaaatgaatTTTTTGAAGGAACTGAACGTGGACATCGTGGACATCGCGACAACAATATT CGTACCTACGTTCGCCCTCTTCGCCGAAGTGGCCACTCGGAGCGCCAAACTACGCAGCCTGAGGTTGCCTTGGAGGTTTACACATTCCCATCTCCGTGTCCACAATGCAAGTCCTGAAGCCACGCAATGCATGAAGTCCTGGCAAACAGCCTTGCAAGGATCGAAGTCACCGCTCAAGCAGCTGCGCGTCGACTTGACGGGCTTCGGCGAAGCGGAATGCGACACTTTCTTCGACGCAATCGCCAACAATGAATCTCTGCGGTTGGTGGAAGTCGACACTTTGCCATTCATCGATGGGCTCGACAGGGTCTCCAAAACTATTCTGGAGCGAGGTCTGAACGATCGAGTGGTCATCAAAGGACACCATCGCCACAGCAACGCAATCAATCTGCTGAAATGCCCGCAAATCAGCACCGTGGCCGTAACGCTGGGGTGGTTCATTTCCCGCCCGCGTGTCGGCCCGCAGTCACTTATCTCGACTCTGGAAGTGGTCGGTAGCTCCAGTAACGTAACGTCACTGCTGGTTGAGGACAATAGATTCAATCGCGACGAATTATCTGCCTTGGCGGCATGCCTAAGGAACGCGGCTGTACTCACTGATGCCGACATAAACCTGAGGGGCGCTTTGGCTGTCTTATCAGAAAAGGATCGTACGGATGTGCGTGCGGAACTAGTGTCAGCGCTGGCCTCCAACCACAAACTAGTTAAAGTCAGCATCAAAGGCGTGCTGCTGTCTAATGACGACTTGAACGTCCTCGCACAATTTGCCAGCAAGAGCCTCAGCCTGACCGAATTCACCATGACTCCTGTCTGTTGTGGCGGTACCATGCCTGGCAAGCTTTGTGAAGAGCTGCAAATTTTTTTTGAGCAAAGGCCCGCTGTGCTAAAGGAAGCATTCAACTTCAAGAACATCGCACTTGCAGACATCCTG CAAGCGACCATACGGAATGCCTCCTCCGTCTCGGCCGCTTCACAATTCGTGCTAGGTCAGCAAAATACCTTGGACGGTGCGGATGCCATCGAGCTGATGCACGACCATCCACGCCTCCTCGAGATGGTGATGGAAGGTGCTGACCTCACAAAGAACAAAGCCAAAGAGAAGATCAGCAGCGCTCTTCTGCGTGTGCACCACTGTAGCCTTGAGGAGTTTATGAGAATCGCAGGCGTCGTCAAGGAGAGGgtggagtgccttcgtcatcccGATGCCAGGTTTCAGCTCGTTGACATTAACGAGCACTGCTGGCTGCACATTCGCAGGTTCCTAAAGATAAGGGACGTTGTCAACATTGAGCCGGTGTCGGTAGATCAAAACGACGCGTGGGCTTTTGAATGCGATTAG